A portion of the Lolium rigidum isolate FL_2022 chromosome 1, APGP_CSIRO_Lrig_0.1, whole genome shotgun sequence genome contains these proteins:
- the LOC124682057 gene encoding cinnamoyl-CoA reductase 1-like: protein MTIAEVVAAGDTATAAAARPAGNGQTVCVTGAAGYIASWLVKLLLEKGYTVKGTVRNPDDPKNAHLKALDGAADRLVLCKADLLDYDAIRRAVDGCHGVFHTASPVTDDPEQMVEPAVRGTQYVIDAAADAGTVRRMVLTSSIGAVTMDPNRGTDVVVDESCWSDLDFCKKTRNWYCYGKAVAEQAASELARQRGVDLVVVNPVLVIGPLLQPTVNASIGHILKYLDGSASKFANAVQAYVDVRDVADAHLRVFESPAAAGRHLCAERVLHREDVVRILAKLFPEYPVPTRCSDEVNPRKQPYKMSNQKLQDLGLKFRPVSQSLYETVKSLQEKGHLPVLSEQAEADKETLAAELQTGVTIRA, encoded by the exons ATGACCATCGCCGAGGTCGTGGCTGCCGGagacaccgccaccgccgctgcgGCGCGGCCCGCCGGGAACGGGCAGACCGTGTGCGTGACCGGCGCCGCCGGGTACATCGCGTCCTGGCTCGTCAAGCTGCTGCTGGAGAAGGGGTACACCGTCAAGGGCACCGTCAGGAACCCAG ACGACCCGAAGAACGCGCACCTGAAGGCGCTCGACGGCGCCGCCGACCGGCTCGTCCTCTGCAAGGCCGACCTCCTCGACTACGACGCCATCCGCCGCGCCGTCGACGGCTGCCACGGCGTCTTCCACACCGCGTCCCCAGTCACCGACGACCCC GAGCAAATGGTGGAGCCGGCGGTGAGGGGCACGCAGTACGTCATAGACGCGGCGGCGGACGCCGGCACGGTGCGGCGGATGGTGCTCACCTCCTCCATCGGCGCCGTCACCATGGACCCCAACCGCGGGACGGACGTGGTCGTCGACGAGTCGTGCTGGAGCGACCTCGACTTCTGCAAGAAAACCAGG AACTGGTACTGCTACGGGAAGGCGGTGGCGGAGCAGGCGGCATCGGAGTTGGCGCGGCAGCGCGGCGTGGACCTTGTGGTGGTGAACCCGGTGCTGGTGATCGGCCCCCTGCTGCAGCCGACGGTGAACGCCAGCATCGGCCACATCCTCAAGTACCTGGACGGGTCGGCCAGCAAGTTCGCCAACGCCGTGCAGGCGTACGTGGACGTCCGCGACGTGGCCGACGCCCACCTCCGCGTCTTCgagtcccccgccgccgccggccgccacctCTGCGCCGAGCGCGTCCTCCACCGCGAGGACGTCGTGCGCATCCTCGCCAAGCTCTTCCCCGAGTACCCCGTCCCCACAAG GTGCTCGGACGAGGTGAACCCGAGGAAGCAGCCATACAAGATGTCGAACCAGAAGCTCCAGGACCTCGGACTCAAGTTCAGGCCAGTGAGCCAGTCCTTGTACGAGACGGTGAAGAGCCTCCAGGAGAAGGGCCACCTTCCGGTGCTCAGCGAGCAGGCGGAGGCGGACAAGGAAACCCTAGCTGCCGAGCTGCAGACAGGGGTTACCATCCGAGCatga
- the LOC124682481 gene encoding uncharacterized protein LOC124682481, with product MPTAPVSGSGSDSDHHHHDGTVMADVLSKGRESCYKARDAFYACLENHADKKPTEIATVGLLYPADCKKSRAQYVNTCRPSWVRHFDRQHCAKKRVQRLLDADDDQRGPMSLPQPYTFKQ from the exons ATGCCCACCGCCCCcgtctccggctccggctccgactccgaccaccaccaccacgacggAACCGTCATGGCCGACGTCCTCTCCAAGGGCCGCGAGTCCTGCTACAAG GCCCGAGACGCCTTCTACGCCTGCTTGGAGAACCACGCGGACAAGAAGCCCACCGAGATCGCCACCGTCGGGCTCCTCTACCCCGCCGACTGCAAGAAGTCCCGCGCCCAGTACGTCAACACCTGCCGCCCCTCCTGG GTGAGGCACTTCGACCGGCAGCACTGCGCCAAGAAGCGGGTGCAGAGGCTGCTCGACGCCGATGACGACCAGCGGGGCCCCATGTCGCTGCCCCAGCCCTACACCTTCAAGCAGTAG